The following are encoded in a window of Thermoanaerobacter ethanolicus JW 200 genomic DNA:
- a CDS encoding 23S rRNA (pseudouridine(1915)-N(3))-methyltransferase RlmH, with protein MNYKVYATGNKIEKFYSDAIKEYQKRLSRFCNITFSSYKNSQKLPFQETDKYYKIVISPAGKSLSSEELAEKIKEFELTGITDILIIIGNEEIHCNETISISSMKMSLGLTSTIFFEQLYRAYKILNNEPYHK; from the coding sequence ATGAATTACAAAGTCTATGCTACAGGTAATAAAATAGAAAAGTTTTATTCTGATGCAATAAAAGAATATCAAAAGAGGCTGAGCCGATTTTGCAATATCACTTTTTCAAGCTACAAAAATTCTCAAAAATTACCTTTTCAAGAAACGGATAAATATTACAAAATAGTAATATCACCTGCAGGTAAATCCTTGTCTTCAGAGGAATTGGCAGAAAAAATAAAAGAGTTTGAACTTACTGGAATAACAGATATATTAATAATCATAGGAAATGAAGAAATTCATTGTAATGAGACCATAAGCATAAGTAGCATGAAAATGAGTTTAGGTTTGACTTCTACTATTTTCTTTGAACAGTTATATAGGGCATATAAAATTTTAAACAATGAACCTTATCACAAGTGA
- the rlmH gene encoding 23S rRNA (pseudouridine(1915)-N(3))-methyltransferase RlmH, producing the protein MKIYIIAVGKIKENYISDGIVFYLKKLRPYCEIEIKEVEEEKAPQNLSEKEKKEILRKEGERVLSKIKKGSFVVSLAIEGKEIDSYKFSQFIKATFQSGYREMTFVIGGSLGLWENIKKQSHLNLSFSKMTFPHQLMRLILLEQIYLAFSGENHL; encoded by the coding sequence ATGAAGATATATATAATAGCTGTTGGAAAAATAAAGGAGAACTATATAAGCGATGGAATAGTTTTTTATTTAAAAAAATTGCGCCCTTATTGTGAAATAGAAATTAAAGAAGTAGAAGAAGAAAAAGCTCCTCAAAATTTAAGTGAAAAAGAAAAAAAGGAGATTTTGCGTAAAGAAGGAGAAAGAGTTCTTTCTAAAATAAAAAAGGGAAGCTTTGTTGTTTCTCTTGCTATAGAAGGAAAAGAAATAGACTCATATAAATTTTCCCAATTTATAAAGGCGACTTTTCAATCTGGTTATAGAGAAATGACCTTTGTAATAGGTGGATCGTTGGGATTGTGGGAAAATATAAAGAAACAATCCCATTTAAATCTTTCTTTTTCTAAAATGACTTTTCCTCACCAGCTTATGAGACTTATACTTTTAGAGCAGATTTATTTAGCTTTTAGTGGAGAAAATCACTTGTGA
- a CDS encoding CxxH/CxxC protein: MFVVCEKHLEDAIEEFVEVYEQPPDIYKLDEVSFTDWLVPHKCDFCDEPPKYLVV; the protein is encoded by the coding sequence ATGTTTGTTGTGTGTGAAAAGCATTTAGAGGATGCCATTGAAGAATTTGTCGAAGTGTACGAACAACCACCGGATATTTACAAATTGGATGAAGTTTCTTTTACTGATTGGCTGGTACCTCATAAATGTGATTTTTGCGATGAGCCACCTAAATATCTTGTAGTTTAA
- a CDS encoding S1C family serine protease: MQRQLKSFFAVAIIVSLVTSLVFVYIAPKYLWGKVIPIPYPPSSGIKTEVVIPTKESPTIAEVVAKKDTPAVVGITTVEFQREYYFIEKAVEGVGSGFIVNPNGYIITNNHVANEKSKNIKVYLSNGSILPGKVLWTDPVLDLSILKIDAKDLPIIPLGDSDKISVGQTAIAIGNPLGLRFQRTVTSGIISALNRSLPITEDGKPRIMEDLIQTDASINPGNSGGPLVDSQGYAIGINTAKVTTAEGLGFAIPINIVKPILKKVIETGTFKAPYIGIVAYDKEIASYISADVYIYEGIYVADIDPKGPAYKAGIKKGYIILEIDERPVNTMTSLKCIIYEKNPGDKIKVKYQTVSGKTGYTTITLGE; encoded by the coding sequence ATGCAGCGTCAATTGAAGAGTTTTTTTGCTGTTGCAATTATAGTTTCTTTGGTTACCTCTTTAGTATTTGTATATATTGCACCAAAATATTTATGGGGTAAGGTTATTCCTATACCTTATCCTCCTTCTTCAGGAATAAAAACAGAAGTAGTGATACCAACAAAAGAATCTCCTACAATAGCGGAAGTAGTGGCAAAAAAGGATACTCCTGCTGTTGTGGGAATTACTACTGTAGAATTTCAAAGAGAGTATTATTTTATAGAAAAAGCTGTAGAAGGTGTAGGTTCAGGTTTTATTGTTAATCCAAATGGCTATATTATAACAAATAATCATGTAGCTAATGAAAAATCCAAAAATATAAAGGTATATTTAAGTAATGGCAGTATACTTCCGGGTAAAGTTTTATGGACTGACCCTGTTTTAGACCTTTCTATCTTAAAAATTGATGCAAAAGATTTACCAATTATACCTTTGGGAGATTCTGACAAGATATCGGTAGGGCAAACCGCAATAGCAATTGGAAATCCTTTAGGTCTTAGGTTTCAAAGGACGGTTACTTCTGGAATAATAAGCGCTTTAAATAGAAGCCTTCCCATTACTGAGGATGGAAAACCGCGAATCATGGAAGACTTGATACAGACAGATGCTTCTATAAATCCAGGGAATAGCGGAGGGCCTTTAGTGGATTCTCAAGGCTATGCAATTGGAATAAATACTGCGAAGGTAACAACTGCTGAAGGATTGGGCTTTGCTATACCTATAAATATTGTAAAGCCTATACTTAAGAAAGTGATAGAAACGGGTACATTTAAAGCACCTTATATTGGCATAGTTGCGTATGATAAAGAAATTGCCAGTTACATTTCCGCAGATGTTTATATATATGAGGGGATATATGTGGCAGATATTGATCCTAAAGGTCCTGCTTATAAAGCTGGCATTAAAAAAGGCTATATTATTTTGGAGATAGATGAAAGACCTGTAAATACTATGACAAGTTTAAAATGTATTATTTATGAAAAAAATCCAGGTGACAAAATAAAAGTTAAGTACCAAACCGTATCGGGAAAGACAGGATATACTACTATAACTCTCGGAGAATAG
- a CDS encoding UDP-N-acetylglucosamine 1-carboxyvinyltransferase, which translates to MEKFIIKGGKPLKGSIQISGAKNSAVAILPAALLADTPSVIDNLPDIKDIELLVQMIRHLGGKVEKKKHEVVIAPEGLNSFYPPRDLASQMRASYYLIGALLSRFNEAVIAMPGGCNIGVRPIDQHIKGFEALGAETTIEHGLIRIKADKLVGNHIYFDVASVGATINLMLAAVKAEGVTILENCAKEPHVVDVANFLNAMGANIKGAGTDTIKITGVDKLHGCHYTIIPDQIEAGTYMVAAAATKGDVYIKGVIPNHLEAIVAKLAEMGVIVEEYDDVIRVRREGPLKHVDIKTLPYPGFPTDMQQPFAVLLALADGISVITENIYENRFKYLNELKKMGAKVRVEGRTAIIEGVEKLTGAPLYATDLRAGAAMVIAGLAAEGTTEVMEVYHIDRGYEAMEVKLQQLGADVVRVKE; encoded by the coding sequence ATGGAAAAGTTTATAATAAAAGGAGGAAAGCCCCTTAAAGGAAGTATACAGATAAGTGGCGCTAAAAACTCTGCTGTTGCAATCCTTCCCGCAGCCCTATTGGCTGATACTCCGAGTGTGATAGATAATTTGCCTGATATAAAAGATATAGAATTATTAGTCCAGATGATACGCCATCTGGGAGGAAAAGTAGAAAAGAAAAAACACGAAGTAGTAATTGCCCCTGAAGGGCTTAATTCCTTTTACCCCCCTCGAGATTTAGCAAGCCAGATGAGGGCTTCTTATTATCTTATAGGTGCACTTTTAAGTAGATTTAATGAGGCAGTAATAGCTATGCCAGGTGGGTGCAATATTGGTGTAAGACCTATTGATCAGCATATTAAAGGGTTTGAAGCTTTAGGCGCGGAGACTACTATAGAACATGGACTTATAAGGATTAAAGCTGATAAATTAGTAGGGAATCATATATATTTTGATGTGGCGAGTGTAGGTGCTACTATAAATTTGATGTTGGCAGCAGTTAAAGCTGAAGGGGTAACGATATTAGAAAACTGTGCAAAAGAGCCCCATGTAGTTGATGTAGCAAACTTTTTAAATGCCATGGGAGCGAATATCAAAGGTGCTGGTACAGATACTATTAAGATAACAGGCGTAGACAAGCTTCACGGATGTCACTATACTATTATTCCTGACCAAATAGAAGCAGGAACTTACATGGTGGCAGCTGCCGCAACTAAAGGTGATGTGTATATAAAAGGAGTAATTCCAAATCACTTAGAAGCAATTGTTGCAAAACTTGCAGAAATGGGCGTCATTGTTGAAGAATACGATGATGTGATAAGAGTAAGAAGAGAAGGACCTTTAAAACATGTTGATATAAAAACTTTACCTTATCCTGGCTTTCCAACAGATATGCAACAGCCCTTTGCGGTGCTTTTGGCTTTGGCTGATGGCATAAGTGTCATTACTGAAAATATATATGAAAATAGATTTAAATATTTAAATGAGTTAAAGAAAATGGGAGCGAAAGTAAGAGTAGAAGGAAGGACTGCAATAATTGAAGGCGTAGAGAAATTGACAGGTGCACCTCTTTATGCGACAGACTTAAGAGCAGGTGCAGCGATGGTTATAGCAGGGCTTGCTGCTGAGGGTACGACAGAGGTTATGGAGGTTTATCATATAGATAGAGGTTATGAAGCGATGGAAGTAAAGCTTCAACAACTAGGAGCTGATGTAGTAAGGGTAAAAGAGTAA
- a CDS encoding two-component system regulatory protein YycI codes for MNWSKAKTVLIITFAILNVLLYLTIAKINKPQPQLLSRQDLYSIEEVLLQNNIILKTTIPQETEPMPLVKVTREIFDESFVLENFIKSQKYEKYKENRYTIFKFEDKTIKVDGISFYYFEKNDKFKDMSSSQKEEYVQNFINNYHFKEINVQVEKISQGKEVKIKYFQTYKDYFIDGGWMEGKIDDKSFEFSKSWFGSVVMEKAKKEVINAAYALLKLVEIKTDAKPMVVKEIKLGYYFNWSSATKGEAVPVWRITTQDGNRYYINAYTGNFEEGK; via the coding sequence ATGAACTGGTCTAAAGCAAAGACAGTGCTGATAATCACCTTTGCGATTTTGAATGTTCTTTTATATCTAACTATTGCTAAAATTAATAAACCGCAACCCCAGCTTTTATCAAGGCAAGATTTGTATTCAATAGAGGAAGTCTTATTGCAAAACAACATAATTTTGAAAACTACAATTCCGCAAGAGACAGAGCCAATGCCTCTTGTTAAGGTAACGAGAGAAATATTTGATGAAAGTTTTGTTTTAGAAAATTTTATTAAAAGTCAAAAATATGAAAAATACAAAGAAAATAGATATACAATTTTTAAATTTGAAGATAAAACTATCAAAGTAGATGGCATTAGTTTTTATTATTTTGAAAAGAACGATAAATTTAAAGATATGTCTTCTTCTCAAAAGGAAGAGTATGTACAGAATTTTATAAATAATTATCATTTTAAAGAAATAAATGTACAAGTTGAAAAAATTTCTCAAGGTAAAGAGGTAAAGATAAAGTATTTTCAAACCTATAAGGATTACTTCATAGATGGCGGATGGATGGAAGGGAAAATAGATGACAAAAGCTTTGAATTTTCAAAGTCTTGGTTTGGTTCTGTTGTGATGGAAAAGGCGAAAAAAGAGGTGATAAATGCGGCTTATGCTCTTTTGAAGCTTGTGGAGATAAAGACGGATGCAAAACCTATGGTTGTAAAAGAAATAAAATTAGGCTATTATTTTAACTGGAGCAGTGCTACTAAAGGAGAAGCAGTACCTGTTTGGAGGATAACTACTCAGGATGGCAACAGATATTACATAAACGCTTATACGGGAAATTTTGAGGAAGGTAAATAA
- the yycH gene encoding two-component system activity regulator YycH, whose translation MREKIKSLLLFFLVLTSVYLTYKLWISFPQNELSFINKKSTNTKVDIFRIIRPEYTFVGLQGKVYLVSDGNLSFSLWKKTTDFISSNKEEKINVVDENSWENAQKGTFMRFLMGKSANGDLLKDIFSNRDSWSRKINSNVYVKEIIVNIDKNQIFVKDAANKKFYSFNYSEMEDLKNIIKNFPKDEVSVCESVYEEGNAYFEKNVYIPSLTFSIKKIYSKETNFESDPHFLEKFFTNISVVRKITENNGCTVYTDGLKSLRLYQNGYIEFYDTVSEASPTDKIFALRKSVVFLEEIGIKVDDIYLMDFKEEKGEYNFYFNYIFDYPLRILQKEMLDFPIEINISNGNIKYARVLYLDLMSNGSYLISHAKLKQPLAMGLKEINWREPLSDLKIGYAYYEGQFIPVWIGESNNKVFFINIFNGKLIYNGV comes from the coding sequence ATGAGGGAGAAGATTAAGTCACTGCTATTGTTTTTTCTTGTTTTAACTAGCGTGTATTTAACTTATAAACTGTGGATATCCTTTCCGCAAAATGAATTATCATTTATTAATAAAAAGTCCACAAATACAAAGGTGGACATTTTTCGTATAATAAGGCCAGAATACACTTTTGTGGGTTTGCAAGGAAAAGTGTACTTAGTATCAGATGGTAATCTTTCCTTTTCTTTATGGAAAAAAACAACGGATTTTATTAGTTCAAATAAAGAAGAAAAAATAAATGTGGTCGATGAGAATAGTTGGGAAAACGCACAAAAAGGTACGTTTATGCGGTTTTTAATGGGAAAAAGTGCAAATGGTGACTTGTTAAAAGATATTTTTAGCAACAGAGATAGCTGGTCTAGAAAAATAAATAGCAATGTATATGTAAAAGAGATTATCGTTAACATAGACAAAAATCAAATTTTTGTGAAGGATGCAGCCAATAAAAAATTTTATAGTTTCAATTATTCAGAGATGGAGGATTTAAAAAACATTATAAAGAATTTCCCTAAAGATGAGGTCAGTGTGTGTGAATCTGTTTATGAGGAAGGCAATGCATATTTTGAAAAAAACGTGTACATACCTTCTCTAACGTTTTCGATAAAAAAAATATATAGTAAAGAAACAAATTTTGAATCTGACCCCCATTTTCTAGAAAAATTTTTTACGAATATCTCTGTTGTAAGAAAAATTACCGAGAATAACGGATGTACTGTTTATACCGACGGTTTAAAAAGTCTGCGCTTATATCAAAATGGGTATATAGAATTTTATGACACTGTTTCTGAAGCTTCTCCCACTGATAAAATTTTTGCACTGAGAAAATCTGTCGTCTTTTTGGAGGAAATAGGGATAAAAGTTGACGATATTTATCTGATGGATTTCAAAGAAGAAAAAGGGGAATATAATTTTTATTTTAATTATATATTTGATTATCCTCTTCGAATTTTGCAAAAAGAAATGCTGGATTTTCCAATCGAAATAAATATTTCAAATGGCAATATTAAATATGCACGAGTTTTGTATTTAGATTTGATGAGTAATGGAAGTTATTTAATTTCTCATGCAAAATTGAAGCAACCTCTTGCAATGGGATTAAAAGAGATAAACTGGCGAGAACCGCTTTCTGATTTAAAAATAGGTTATGCGTATTATGAGGGACAATTTATCCCTGTTTGGATTGGAGAAAGTAACAATAAAGTGTTTTTTATAAACATATTTAATGGAAAGTTGATTTACAATGGGGTATAA
- a CDS encoding ATP-binding protein has protein sequence MRSRFKSIQWKIILIYTLLILVAMEIIWVYLYKSLENYHMNNFDNYLEAQARGISFTLKDNMDAKSLKNVINMYMGPNSNVKYVYILDNKGNILASSTGDRGKMMTPAIVKALSGEIGSEVTDDYNSTGKIKSFAMPVYNSDGKINGVVYISGSLNGIYETLWDVNLILSSATLFAVGITMVLGYILSKTITDPIKEVTKYAQKMAEGNFDVTIKIKSNDEIGKLGEMFNFLSLRLKQTLNDIQGEKNKIEAIIQFMTDGVVATDAKGNIIHYNEAAEKMLNVKLELGMPIEGILNLEKEDAVATMNCGNKVLTVNIAPLKSNQQIEGYVYVLHDITEQHKLDAMRKEFVANVSHELRTPLATIKSYVETLLYSDVDAEYLKRFLKIIDSETDRMTRLVKDLLLLSKMDSEEKNLKFEHKNLNEVIIDVINRLSIEAHKKNQKLIVDLQEVPRHVYIDKDKMEQVIVNLVTNAIKYTPENGMIKVMTEYDENFATFIVEDNGIGIPKEDLPRIFERFYRVDKARSRELGGTGLGLSIVKQIVELHKGEVNIESEVGKGTIVRVKLPYQ, from the coding sequence ATGAGAAGCAGATTTAAAAGCATTCAATGGAAAATAATTCTCATATATACTTTGTTAATACTTGTAGCAATGGAAATCATATGGGTATATCTTTATAAATCTCTTGAAAATTACCACATGAATAACTTTGACAATTACCTTGAAGCGCAAGCACGAGGTATTTCTTTTACCCTTAAAGACAACATGGATGCAAAAAGCTTAAAAAATGTGATAAATATGTACATGGGTCCTAATTCAAACGTAAAGTATGTGTATATTTTGGATAATAAAGGAAATATTTTAGCTAGTTCAACTGGGGATAGGGGTAAAATGATGACTCCTGCTATTGTCAAAGCCCTATCAGGAGAAATCGGAAGTGAAGTGACTGATGATTATAATTCTACTGGAAAAATAAAAAGCTTTGCCATGCCAGTTTATAATAGCGATGGTAAAATAAATGGAGTTGTGTATATTAGCGGTTCTTTAAATGGAATATATGAGACTTTATGGGATGTCAATTTGATTCTTTCGAGTGCTACTCTTTTTGCTGTTGGAATTACTATGGTGCTTGGATATATTTTGTCCAAGACTATAACTGACCCCATCAAAGAAGTGACAAAATATGCTCAAAAGATGGCAGAAGGTAATTTTGATGTGACGATAAAGATAAAATCTAATGATGAAATAGGAAAATTAGGTGAAATGTTTAATTTTTTATCTTTGCGGTTAAAACAGACTTTAAATGATATTCAAGGTGAAAAAAACAAAATAGAAGCTATTATACAATTTATGACCGATGGTGTTGTGGCAACAGATGCAAAAGGCAACATAATCCACTATAATGAGGCTGCCGAGAAAATGTTAAATGTGAAGCTGGAATTAGGAATGCCAATAGAGGGAATACTAAATTTAGAAAAAGAAGATGCAGTAGCGACAATGAATTGCGGAAACAAGGTTTTAACAGTTAACATAGCTCCGCTAAAAAGCAATCAACAAATAGAAGGATATGTTTATGTACTTCACGATATCACGGAGCAACACAAATTGGATGCCATGAGGAAGGAGTTTGTGGCAAATGTCTCTCATGAACTTAGAACTCCTCTTGCCACCATAAAAAGCTATGTTGAAACTCTTCTTTACAGCGACGTAGATGCTGAATATTTAAAGAGATTTTTAAAAATAATAGATTCAGAAACTGACAGAATGACACGTCTTGTAAAAGATTTACTTCTTTTATCTAAAATGGATTCTGAAGAGAAAAACCTCAAATTTGAGCATAAAAATTTAAATGAAGTAATAATTGACGTAATAAATAGACTTTCTATTGAAGCTCATAAAAAAAATCAGAAACTTATCGTCGACCTTCAAGAAGTACCAAGGCATGTGTATATTGACAAAGATAAAATGGAACAAGTTATAGTGAACCTAGTAACCAATGCTATAAAATACACTCCAGAAAACGGAATGATAAAAGTTATGACAGAATACGATGAAAATTTTGCAACCTTCATTGTGGAAGACAACGGTATAGGAATTCCTAAAGAAGACCTGCCTCGAATCTTTGAAAGGTTTTACAGAGTAGATAAAGCCAGATCCAGAGAGCTTGGAGGTACAGGTTTGGGGCTTTCTATTGTAAAACAAATTGTAGAACTTCACAAAGGAGAAGTAAACATAGAAAGCGAAGTAGGAAAAGGCACTATAGTGAGGGTTAAACTGCCATACCAGTAA
- a CDS encoding response regulator, with translation MSYRILIVDDEKPIVEIIKYNLEKEGYITYEAYDGEEALKIAKEQNPDLIILDVMLPKLDGFSVLRTLRQSMTIPILMLTAKEEEVDKVLGLELGADDYITKPFSIRELIARVKANLRRISLNGNESGNIIYVKNLKIDMSKYKVEKNNKEIELTSREFELLRFLILNKGLIFSREMLLEKVWGYEYLGDIRTVDVTIRRLREKIEDDPSNPKLIHTKRGVGYYFSDEKQI, from the coding sequence ATGAGTTACAGAATACTGATAGTTGATGATGAGAAGCCTATAGTTGAGATAATCAAATACAATCTGGAAAAAGAGGGATACATAACTTATGAAGCTTATGATGGGGAAGAGGCTTTAAAAATAGCAAAAGAGCAAAATCCAGATTTGATAATACTTGATGTGATGTTGCCTAAATTAGACGGTTTTTCAGTACTAAGGACTCTAAGGCAATCGATGACTATACCTATTTTGATGTTGACGGCTAAAGAGGAAGAAGTAGACAAAGTATTGGGACTGGAATTGGGAGCTGATGACTACATAACGAAACCTTTTTCTATAAGAGAACTCATAGCACGAGTAAAAGCTAATTTAAGGAGAATTAGTTTAAATGGAAACGAGTCTGGGAATATCATTTACGTAAAAAATTTAAAAATTGACATGTCGAAATATAAAGTAGAAAAAAACAATAAAGAGATAGAACTTACCTCCAGAGAATTTGAACTTTTGAGATTTCTCATTTTAAACAAGGGGCTTATTTTTTCACGCGAAATGCTATTGGAAAAGGTATGGGGTTATGAATATCTGGGTGATATTAGAACAGTAGATGTCACCATAAGAAGACTGAGAGAAAAAATTGAAGATGACCCCAGTAACCCCAAGCTTATTCACACAAAAAGAGGGGTTGGTTACTATTTTAGCGATGAGAAGCAGATTTAA
- a CDS encoding peptidase MA family metallohydrolase, with product MKKKIIVFAIALILFISLYYANKIMVASYPYVREIKENSLTDNVKDYKTTQSEHFIVRYTMPDEKYVSLVLEIAEKHYDSVTKDLDYKPPGKTVIIMYHDPEKMNTDFSLAKGDTAMGLYLNGVISIVSPELWISPTEDLEKVFEHDGPIVHEFAHLVVDDIARGNYPVWFTEGIALLEEYRENGFVWGEGVTGDKPYSLKELTYNFNQLDETLAYKRSFEIVKAISDKYGMQSIRDILKYLGRGLSLSESFYKVTGQDLEKFIDSVK from the coding sequence ATGAAAAAGAAAATTATTGTTTTTGCTATTGCACTTATTTTGTTCATTTCTCTTTATTATGCTAACAAAATTATGGTGGCTTCCTATCCTTATGTGAGAGAAATAAAAGAAAATAGTTTAACAGATAATGTAAAAGATTACAAAACAACACAAAGTGAGCACTTTATAGTGCGATATACCATGCCAGATGAAAAATACGTTTCTCTTGTTTTAGAAATTGCAGAAAAACATTATGATAGTGTTACTAAAGATTTAGATTACAAACCACCTGGTAAAACCGTCATTATAATGTACCATGACCCTGAAAAAATGAACACAGATTTTTCACTTGCAAAAGGGGATACTGCGATGGGGCTTTATTTAAATGGAGTCATAAGCATAGTATCACCTGAATTGTGGATTAGTCCTACAGAAGACCTAGAAAAAGTCTTTGAGCATGACGGACCGATTGTACACGAATTTGCCCACCTTGTTGTAGATGATATTGCGAGAGGCAATTACCCCGTATGGTTTACAGAAGGTATAGCCCTTTTGGAAGAATATCGAGAAAACGGTTTTGTCTGGGGTGAAGGTGTAACAGGTGATAAACCCTATTCCCTCAAAGAGTTGACTTATAACTTTAACCAATTAGATGAGACATTGGCCTATAAAAGGTCTTTTGAAATAGTAAAAGCCATAAGTGATAAATATGGGATGCAAAGCATAAGAGATATTTTAAAATATTTGGGGAGAGGGTTAAGTTTAAGTGAGAGTTTTTATAAAGTTACAGGACAAGATTTAGAGAAATTTATAGATTCAGTGAAATAA
- a CDS encoding peptidoglycan DD-metalloendopeptidase family protein, which translates to MGKVGDKSYKFFLGLLKTYKNNIIAFVVALSIGLSFIVYEEGFAYKITVDGETIGITKNIDEVKSFIEELHKKEKQKTGTDIVLNQQIKFERVRVSNKELTDVHKIYANLENAMSFSCKAAAIIVDGKFVTALKNEEEANKVLEMLKNKYARDSDRTYFKEDVKIEEKYIPPKYLVSFEEALKILQQPVKKAVTYTVKENDSLWSIARDHDMYIDDILKLNPGLTENLKPGQIIYLSSAVPNVTVVTEKRIVYKEEIPFETKLTKDDKLYTNQSKVLVEGKKGLKEVTAVVVSYNGIEVSKKIKNENVLENPINKIVAVGSKRISYVATGSFNYPARGTITSRFGPRWGSFHTGVDIAASEGTPIYAADAGTVIFSGWESGYGYLVKIDHHNGYVTYYGHASKLLAKKGDKVAKGQKIALVGSTGRATGSHLHFEVRKNGVPVNPLSYLNR; encoded by the coding sequence ATGGGGAAGGTGGGGGATAAAAGCTATAAGTTTTTTCTTGGTTTATTAAAGACTTACAAGAACAATATTATAGCTTTTGTGGTAGCACTGTCCATAGGTCTTTCTTTTATTGTATATGAAGAAGGATTTGCCTACAAGATAACAGTAGATGGTGAAACTATTGGAATTACCAAGAATATAGATGAGGTAAAAAGTTTTATAGAAGAATTACATAAAAAAGAAAAGCAAAAGACAGGAACGGATATAGTTTTAAATCAGCAAATAAAATTTGAAAGGGTAAGAGTATCAAATAAAGAGTTGACAGATGTACATAAAATTTATGCTAATTTGGAAAATGCTATGAGTTTTAGCTGCAAAGCTGCTGCCATAATAGTAGATGGCAAGTTTGTGACTGCGTTAAAAAATGAAGAAGAGGCAAATAAGGTTCTTGAAATGTTAAAGAATAAATACGCAAGGGATTCTGATAGAACATATTTTAAAGAGGATGTCAAAATTGAAGAAAAGTACATACCTCCAAAATATTTAGTAAGCTTTGAGGAAGCGTTAAAAATATTGCAACAACCTGTAAAAAAAGCTGTTACATACACTGTAAAAGAAAACGATAGTTTGTGGTCTATTGCAAGAGACCACGACATGTACATTGATGATATTTTAAAATTAAATCCTGGCCTTACAGAAAATTTAAAACCAGGACAAATAATATATTTATCTTCTGCTGTACCTAATGTCACGGTTGTTACTGAAAAGAGAATAGTTTACAAAGAGGAAATACCTTTTGAGACAAAGCTTACTAAAGATGACAAACTGTATACCAATCAGTCTAAAGTGTTAGTAGAAGGTAAAAAAGGCTTGAAAGAGGTAACTGCTGTTGTTGTAAGTTACAATGGCATTGAGGTTTCAAAAAAAATAAAGAACGAAAATGTCCTTGAAAATCCTATCAACAAAATAGTTGCCGTAGGTTCAAAAAGAATATCTTATGTTGCTACAGGGTCTTTTAATTATCCTGCGAGAGGTACAATAACCTCACGATTTGGTCCTAGATGGGGGAGTTTTCATACGGGAGTTGATATAGCAGCTTCAGAAGGAACTCCTATCTATGCTGCAGATGCAGGAACTGTTATATTTTCTGGTTGGGAAAGTGGCTATGGCTATTTAGTGAAAATTGACCATCACAATGGTTATGTTACTTATTACGGACACGCTAGTAAACTCCTTGCTAAGAAAGGCGATAAAGTGGCGAAAGGACAAAAAATTGCTTTGGTAGGTTCGACAGGTCGTGCAACAGGGTCTCATCTCCACTTTGAAGTTAGAAAAAATGGCGTTCCAGTTAATCCTTTATCATATTTAAATAGATGA